A single genomic interval of Asinibacterium sp. OR53 harbors:
- a CDS encoding C40 family peptidase, producing MKLPYITISCLLVFVFSSCKSLSKLGAKDDSVAKTSNAARRSGQPQFIDQIEVTPGSAVTTRHKTSTTTSKRNTTTGAERMPGYGLSSVEIEKANWLQLKYAVMIDATVEQLTNIPLLETIDKWWGTKYCLGGATDNCIDCSAFTQIVMRDVYKHNLPRTAQEQYDACEKVQLEDLKEGDLVFFHTSGRSISHVGVYLLNNKFVHAATSGGVMISDLNDKYWQPKYRGAGRLTDN from the coding sequence ATGAAATTACCATATATAACCATATCATGCCTGCTCGTTTTTGTTTTCAGCAGTTGTAAATCCCTCAGCAAGCTGGGGGCTAAAGACGACTCTGTAGCCAAAACCAGCAATGCCGCCAGGAGATCCGGCCAGCCTCAATTCATTGACCAGATAGAGGTAACGCCCGGCTCGGCGGTCACCACCCGTCATAAAACCAGCACTACCACCTCTAAACGCAACACTACTACCGGTGCAGAACGCATGCCGGGCTATGGATTGTCTTCTGTTGAAATTGAAAAAGCCAACTGGCTGCAGTTGAAATATGCGGTGATGATCGATGCAACTGTGGAGCAACTGACCAATATTCCGTTATTGGAAACGATTGACAAATGGTGGGGCACCAAATATTGCCTGGGCGGAGCTACCGATAACTGTATCGACTGTTCTGCCTTTACACAGATCGTCATGCGGGATGTATACAAACACAATCTTCCCCGCACCGCGCAGGAACAATACGATGCCTGCGAAAAAGTACAGCTGGAAGACCTGAAAGAAGGCGACCTGGTATTCTTTCATACCAGCGGCCGCAGCATTTCACATGTAGGTGTGTACCTCCTCAATAACAAGTTTGTTCATGCCGCCACCAGCGGCGGCGTTATGATCAGCGACCTGAACGATAAATATTGGCAGCCGAAGTACAGGGGCGCGGGCAGGTTAACCGACAACTGA
- a CDS encoding M1 family metallopeptidase: MNNAKYKFLFMIGLVTVISMQAQTPLSSKEVFTRADTLRGSITPERAWWDVLHYTIGVAPDFASKYIEGKTEIRFKVLAPGKTMQIDLQEPMQLSKAYTAAYKDLPLRRDGNVYYVSFPRELKTGSVQTLTLVFHGNPRVAKRPPWDGGWIFQTDKLGRPWMSVACQGLGASVWYPCKDHQSDEPDEGATLNIAVPDTLVAVGNGRLISRISHSKGMVTYKWDVKNPINNYDIIPYIGKYVTWHETFNGEKGPLDCDYWVLDYELEKAKEQFKQAPKMLRCFEHWMGPYPFYEDSYKLVQSPHLGMEHQSAVAYGNQFKNGYLGRDLSGTGWGLKWDFIIVHESGHEWFGNNITSKDIADMWIHEGFTNYSETLFTECEYGLQAANEYNYGIRRVIRNDVPITGPYGVNKEGSGDMYPKAANMIHSIRNAMHDDEKFRNMLRFLNKKFYHQTVTADDIREAMESFTGFGLDKIFNQYLHTTQVPVLEYKQDGVQVSFRWSNCMDGFNLPLWAGTGNQAQLIKPVTGSFTNLQLSNENAANWKPENIEKLFYVKVQKATDN; the protein is encoded by the coding sequence ATGAATAATGCAAAATACAAGTTCCTGTTCATGATTGGTTTGGTCACCGTCATTTCCATGCAGGCGCAAACACCACTTTCCTCCAAAGAAGTCTTTACCCGGGCCGACACACTTCGCGGAAGCATCACACCTGAAAGGGCCTGGTGGGATGTATTGCATTATACGATTGGCGTAGCGCCCGACTTCGCATCTAAATATATAGAAGGAAAAACGGAGATCCGTTTCAAAGTGCTGGCACCCGGTAAGACCATGCAGATAGACCTGCAGGAGCCTATGCAACTATCAAAAGCGTATACCGCCGCATACAAAGACTTGCCGCTTCGTCGCGATGGTAACGTGTATTATGTGAGTTTCCCGAGAGAATTGAAAACAGGCAGCGTTCAAACACTCACGCTTGTTTTCCACGGTAACCCGCGCGTTGCCAAACGGCCACCATGGGATGGTGGATGGATATTCCAGACCGATAAACTGGGCAGACCCTGGATGAGTGTGGCCTGCCAGGGGCTCGGCGCCAGCGTATGGTATCCCTGCAAAGACCACCAGAGCGATGAGCCTGATGAAGGAGCTACGCTCAACATCGCTGTTCCCGATACACTCGTAGCGGTAGGTAATGGAAGGTTGATCAGCAGGATCAGCCACAGCAAAGGCATGGTTACTTATAAATGGGATGTCAAAAACCCCATCAACAATTACGACATCATCCCATATATAGGTAAATATGTTACCTGGCATGAAACATTCAACGGCGAAAAAGGTCCGCTCGATTGCGATTACTGGGTACTGGACTACGAGTTGGAAAAAGCAAAAGAACAATTCAAACAGGCGCCGAAAATGTTGCGTTGCTTTGAACACTGGATGGGCCCTTATCCTTTTTATGAAGACAGTTATAAGCTGGTACAGTCGCCACACCTGGGCATGGAACACCAGAGTGCAGTAGCTTATGGCAACCAGTTTAAAAATGGCTACCTGGGAAGAGACCTTTCCGGTACCGGCTGGGGACTCAAATGGGATTTCATCATTGTACACGAAAGCGGGCATGAATGGTTTGGCAACAACATCACCAGCAAGGATATTGCCGACATGTGGATACATGAGGGCTTTACCAATTATTCAGAAACGCTTTTTACCGAATGTGAATACGGCTTGCAGGCAGCCAATGAATACAATTACGGCATACGCCGCGTTATCCGCAATGATGTACCCATAACAGGTCCTTATGGTGTTAACAAAGAAGGCAGCGGCGATATGTATCCCAAAGCGGCTAACATGATCCACAGCATTCGCAATGCCATGCACGATGATGAAAAATTCAGGAACATGCTGCGTTTCCTCAACAAGAAATTTTATCATCAAACAGTAACGGCAGATGATATCCGCGAAGCGATGGAAAGCTTTACCGGGTTCGGACTGGATAAGATATTCAACCAGTATTTGCACACTACACAGGTACCTGTATTGGAATACAAGCAGGATGGTGTGCAGGTCTCATTCCGTTGGAGTAATTGTATGGACGGATTTAACCTCCCCCTATGGGCGGGCACCGGCAACCAGGCACAGTTGATTAAACCAGTAACAGGTAGCTTTACCAATTTGCAGTTAAGCAATGAAAATGCTGCCAACTGGAAACCGGAAAACATAGAAAAACTGTTCTACGTTAAAGTGCAAAAAGCAACGGATAATTGA
- a CDS encoding ABC transporter substrate-binding protein has product MRNCLVLCLLLASCMHHRQAARQVFYYNESTGIATLDPAFAKNQAIMWPVHQLYNTLVEIDSGLNIIPSVAKRWDISADRCTYTFHLRNDVFFHDNEVFPGGKGRRVVAADVAYSFNRIIDHQTASSGAWIFNGRINTNNGFVAVNDSTFQLTLVRPFHPIMGILSMQYCSIVPREVVEKYGKDFGRHPCGSGPFVFKSWDEGEALVLLKNAHYWEKDSGGHALPYLDAVKISFFDNKATEFLQFRQGGLSFINDIDPSFKDEILTKKGALRAQWASKIQLKKHAYLNTEYFGILSDEENPLVQQSPTKMKAIRQAMNYALDRQKLMMYMRNSIGIPAEAGFVPGGLPSHNTELVKGYPYDPVAAKKLLNEAGYPGGKDLPVMKLLTIPIYADIASFAARQWEEVGIRVQVEVIQKSLLLEQTAKSQALLFRGSWIADYPDAENYMAMFYSKNPAPPNYTRYRNPAFDALYEKALLETNDSLRYVLYRQMDQLVINDAPVIPIWYDMAIHLVQNNVSGFAPNALNLLELRRTVIRE; this is encoded by the coding sequence ATGAGAAACTGTCTGGTCCTTTGTTTATTACTGGCTTCCTGTATGCATCACCGGCAGGCAGCCAGGCAAGTATTTTATTACAATGAGTCTACCGGTATTGCCACACTGGATCCGGCTTTTGCCAAAAACCAGGCCATCATGTGGCCTGTGCACCAGCTCTACAATACATTGGTGGAAATAGACAGCGGACTGAATATCATTCCTTCTGTTGCGAAGCGTTGGGATATCAGTGCCGACCGATGCACTTATACTTTCCATTTGCGCAACGATGTTTTCTTTCACGATAATGAAGTATTCCCCGGAGGCAAAGGCAGAAGGGTAGTGGCAGCGGATGTGGCATACAGTTTCAACAGGATCATCGACCACCAGACTGCCAGCAGCGGGGCCTGGATATTCAATGGCCGTATCAATACAAACAATGGTTTTGTTGCGGTGAATGATTCTACTTTTCAGTTAACGTTGGTACGGCCTTTCCATCCCATCATGGGTATTTTAAGCATGCAGTATTGCAGCATTGTTCCGAGGGAAGTAGTAGAGAAATATGGAAAAGATTTTGGCAGGCATCCATGCGGCAGCGGCCCCTTCGTGTTCAAATCATGGGATGAAGGAGAAGCGCTGGTGTTATTGAAGAATGCGCATTATTGGGAAAAAGACAGTGGCGGTCATGCATTGCCTTATCTCGACGCTGTCAAGATCAGTTTTTTTGATAACAAAGCCACGGAGTTCCTGCAGTTCAGGCAGGGCGGACTGAGTTTCATCAATGATATCGATCCATCATTCAAAGACGAAATACTGACTAAGAAAGGAGCGCTGCGTGCTCAGTGGGCATCAAAGATCCAATTGAAAAAACACGCTTATCTCAATACAGAATATTTTGGCATTTTATCGGATGAAGAAAACCCGCTGGTACAACAATCGCCCACAAAAATGAAAGCCATAAGGCAGGCCATGAATTACGCGCTCGACCGGCAGAAGCTGATGATGTACATGCGCAATTCGATTGGTATTCCCGCAGAAGCGGGTTTTGTACCGGGCGGGTTACCATCGCACAATACTGAACTGGTAAAGGGTTATCCTTATGATCCTGTGGCAGCAAAAAAATTATTGAATGAAGCAGGCTATCCCGGTGGCAAGGATTTACCGGTGATGAAGCTGCTTACCATTCCCATCTATGCAGATATTGCCAGTTTTGCTGCGCGGCAATGGGAAGAAGTGGGCATTCGTGTACAGGTGGAAGTGATACAAAAAAGTTTGTTGCTGGAGCAGACTGCTAAATCACAGGCTTTGCTGTTTCGCGGAAGCTGGATTGCCGATTATCCCGATGCCGAGAATTATATGGCGATGTTCTACAGCAAGAACCCGGCGCCGCCCAATTATACACGTTACCGGAATCCTGCTTTCGATGCCTTGTATGAAAAGGCTTTGCTCGAAACCAATGATTCATTGCGCTATGTTTTATACCGGCAAATGGACCAGCTAGTGATCAACGATGCGCCCGTGATCCCCATCTGGTACGATATGGCCATTCACTTAGTGCAAAACAATGTGAGCGGTTTTGCACCGAATGCACTGAACTTGCTGGAACTGCGCAGAACGGTGATCAGAGAATGA
- a CDS encoding carbohydrate porin, translated as MKKLIVLFTMITGFVTHAKAQENTDTSKKSKWSSHFQLTVIAQKHAGFHAAYSGDKSLADTVEPIATSLTSTLFLGRKLWKGAALYFNPEISGGNGLSFAQGVAGALNGETYRVGAVKPQVFIARAYLQQHFPLADAKYVDVADDVNQVADKIPDSRITITAGKYAISDFYDDNAYSKGPRSQFSNWAIWANGAWDYPANTRGYTMGVVVELIKPRWAIRLSTVAVPRIANASKMEYDMSRAHSETFEYERKWTVRKHPGSVRLILSNTHSKAPSYQSGLKAVANSDAFLLSVISGDSENTSYGGKKFGWGVSADQEITKDLGIFSRIGWNDGKYATWAFTEIDRTFCLGLSLKGNRWERPEDVFGLAAVVSGLSDEHRAFLKAGGYGFIIGDGNLNYGKEAIVETFYNARLSKQFWLSVNYQFVNNPGYNKDRGPVHVFGVRGHIEF; from the coding sequence ATGAAAAAATTGATTGTATTGTTTACTATGATAACAGGTTTCGTAACACATGCAAAAGCACAGGAAAATACAGATACCAGTAAAAAAAGCAAATGGAGTAGTCATTTTCAGTTGACTGTGATTGCGCAAAAGCATGCGGGATTCCATGCTGCTTACAGCGGAGATAAAAGCCTGGCAGATACTGTTGAACCCATTGCTACCAGCCTCACCTCTACCCTGTTCCTGGGAAGAAAATTGTGGAAAGGCGCTGCACTCTATTTCAACCCGGAAATATCGGGCGGTAATGGACTCAGTTTTGCCCAGGGAGTAGCAGGTGCATTGAATGGCGAAACCTATCGTGTGGGAGCTGTTAAACCACAAGTTTTTATTGCCAGGGCTTATCTGCAACAACATTTCCCCCTGGCCGATGCAAAATATGTTGATGTGGCAGATGATGTAAACCAGGTAGCCGATAAAATTCCGGACAGCCGCATTACCATTACAGCAGGGAAATATGCGATCAGTGATTTTTATGATGACAATGCTTACAGCAAAGGCCCCCGTTCCCAATTCTCTAACTGGGCCATCTGGGCAAATGGCGCCTGGGATTATCCTGCCAATACAAGGGGTTATACCATGGGTGTGGTTGTGGAGTTGATCAAACCCCGATGGGCGATCAGGTTATCCACTGTTGCTGTTCCCAGGATTGCCAATGCTTCCAAAATGGAGTATGATATGAGCAGGGCGCATTCAGAGACTTTTGAATATGAGCGTAAATGGACAGTTCGTAAGCATCCGGGTAGTGTACGCCTGATCCTCAGCAATACACATTCCAAAGCCCCTTCCTATCAAAGCGGTTTGAAAGCGGTTGCCAACAGCGATGCCTTTCTGTTATCCGTTATTTCAGGCGATAGTGAAAACACTTCTTATGGAGGAAAAAAATTTGGTTGGGGCGTAAGTGCCGACCAGGAAATTACCAAAGACCTGGGTATTTTTTCGCGGATCGGCTGGAATGATGGTAAATATGCCACATGGGCTTTCACTGAAATCGACCGTACTTTTTGTCTGGGCTTATCCCTTAAAGGAAACAGGTGGGAAAGACCTGAAGACGTATTCGGACTTGCAGCAGTTGTGAGTGGTCTATCAGACGAGCACCGCGCTTTTCTCAAAGCAGGTGGCTATGGTTTCATCATTGGTGACGGTAACCTGAATTACGGAAAGGAAGCCATTGTAGAAACATTTTACAATGCACGCCTGTCAAAACAATTCTGGTTGAGTGTGAATTACCAGTTTGTGAACAACCCGGGTTATAACAAAGACAGGGGGCCTGTGCATGTATTCGGTGTACGTGGCCACATAGAGTTTTAA
- the mgtA gene encoding magnesium-translocating P-type ATPase, with product MLSTVKDNIRNRFHFSINGNGINEGAVQKLKLVSSNDSDYFFHIMESNNAGLSDAQVADKLKTVGLNEVQHEKAPSWFRQLMQAFVNPFIGILVVIAIISFIMDVWMAKPGEEEYKTVIMVGVMVMVSSLLRFVQEYRSNRAAEQLKSMVKTTATVIRRPEGKTEVDIKSLVPGDIILLSAGDMIPADCRIIQSKDLFVSQAMLTGESLPVEKRNIPIRDADKKSPQELDNICFMGTNVVSGTATAIVVTTGNQTYFGSLSKSIIGKRAETSFDKGVNKVSYLLISFMLVMVPLILVINGLMKGNWMEALLFAIAVAVGLTPEMLPMIVTANLAKGAVNMSKRKVIVKRLNAIQNIGAMDVFCTDKTGTLTLDKIVLERHLNMFGEEDEEVLKWAYLNSYHQTGLKNLLDLAVLEHAELHDYLKVEDHFLKVDEIPFDFQRRRMSVVLKQRNGKHLLICKGAVEEMLDLCNRAFDPGENRQLHIESDRVIPMDAEMRSIVLSTSKRLNEEGLRVLLVAIREFDDRALTYSVEDEKDMILTGFIGFLDPAKPSAKTSIEALQKLGVSVKVLTGDNEVVTKKICRDVGISFDRIMLGSDLEKMTDEALQNQIDDIAILAKLSPMQKSRVVKVLQAKGHTVGFMGDGINDAAALRDADVGISVDTAVDIAKESADIILLEKDLMVLRKGVIYGRRTFGNIIKYIKMTASSNFGNMFSMLGASAFLPFLPMLPVQLLVQNLLYDISQVSIPWDKMDEEFLQKPKKWDASGISRFMVFIGPISSIFDYATFALMFFFFKANLPEHQSLFQSGWFIEGLLSQTLIVHMIRTRKIPFIQSWAAAPVVALTSIIMLIGIVLPFTPFAAALKLQPVPFVYFPWLVLILTSYCLLTQAVKNWYIKKFHQWL from the coding sequence ATGCTCTCCACCGTAAAAGATAATATCAGGAACAGGTTTCATTTTTCTATCAATGGAAATGGGATCAACGAAGGCGCTGTTCAGAAACTCAAGCTCGTGAGCAGCAACGACAGCGACTATTTTTTCCATATCATGGAAAGTAACAACGCCGGGTTGAGCGATGCACAGGTGGCCGATAAGCTCAAAACCGTTGGTTTGAATGAAGTGCAGCACGAAAAAGCTCCTTCCTGGTTCCGTCAATTGATGCAGGCGTTCGTGAACCCGTTCATTGGCATATTGGTGGTGATTGCCATCATTTCATTCATCATGGATGTATGGATGGCCAAGCCTGGAGAAGAAGAATACAAAACGGTGATCATGGTGGGTGTGATGGTAATGGTGAGTTCCCTGCTGCGTTTCGTACAGGAATACAGGAGCAACCGGGCAGCAGAACAATTGAAGAGCATGGTAAAAACCACGGCCACTGTAATCAGGCGGCCGGAAGGCAAAACAGAAGTGGATATCAAAAGCCTGGTACCAGGTGATATTATCCTGCTTTCTGCCGGCGACATGATCCCTGCCGATTGCCGTATTATCCAATCGAAAGACCTGTTTGTAAGCCAGGCCATGCTCACCGGCGAATCATTGCCCGTAGAAAAAAGAAATATTCCCATCCGTGATGCTGATAAGAAGTCGCCACAGGAACTGGATAATATCTGCTTTATGGGAACGAATGTAGTGAGTGGTACAGCCACTGCTATCGTGGTTACCACCGGTAACCAGACTTATTTCGGCTCATTAAGCAAATCGATCATTGGCAAAAGGGCTGAAACCAGTTTCGATAAAGGCGTGAACAAAGTGAGTTACCTGCTCATCAGTTTCATGCTGGTGATGGTGCCGCTCATTCTTGTCATCAATGGATTGATGAAAGGCAACTGGATGGAAGCCCTCCTGTTTGCCATTGCCGTAGCGGTGGGATTAACACCTGAGATGTTGCCCATGATCGTTACAGCCAACCTGGCCAAGGGCGCTGTGAATATGAGCAAACGTAAAGTGATCGTTAAACGCCTGAATGCCATCCAGAACATAGGCGCCATGGATGTATTCTGTACCGATAAAACAGGTACGCTGACCCTGGATAAGATCGTATTGGAACGTCACCTGAACATGTTTGGAGAAGAAGATGAAGAAGTATTGAAATGGGCCTACCTGAACAGTTATCACCAAACAGGTTTGAAAAACCTGCTGGATCTGGCTGTGCTGGAACACGCAGAACTTCACGATTATTTAAAAGTGGAAGACCACTTCCTGAAAGTAGATGAAATACCTTTCGATTTCCAGCGCAGGCGCATGTCGGTTGTGTTGAAACAGCGCAATGGCAAACACCTGCTCATATGCAAGGGAGCCGTGGAAGAAATGCTGGACCTGTGCAACAGGGCTTTTGATCCGGGTGAAAACAGGCAGTTGCATATAGAATCAGACAGGGTGATCCCTATGGATGCAGAGATGCGCTCCATTGTATTGAGTACATCCAAAAGGCTGAACGAAGAAGGACTGCGTGTGTTACTGGTAGCCATCCGCGAATTCGATGACAGGGCACTCACCTATTCTGTGGAAGACGAGAAAGACATGATCCTAACCGGCTTCATCGGCTTCCTCGATCCGGCCAAACCATCTGCCAAAACATCTATCGAAGCCTTGCAGAAGCTGGGTGTAAGTGTAAAAGTACTTACCGGAGACAACGAAGTGGTGACCAAGAAGATATGCCGCGATGTAGGTATTTCTTTCGATAGGATCATGCTGGGCAGCGACCTGGAAAAAATGACCGACGAAGCATTGCAGAACCAGATAGATGATATAGCCATACTGGCCAAACTGAGCCCCATGCAAAAGTCCAGGGTGGTAAAAGTATTACAGGCAAAAGGCCATACGGTTGGTTTCATGGGCGATGGCATCAATGATGCGGCAGCTTTAAGAGACGCAGATGTAGGCATCAGCGTGGATACAGCGGTGGACATTGCCAAAGAAAGTGCGGACATCATTTTACTGGAAAAAGACCTGATGGTATTAAGGAAAGGAGTGATCTACGGCCGGCGAACTTTTGGAAACATCATCAAGTACATCAAGATGACTGCGAGCAGTAATTTCGGTAACATGTTCAGCATGTTGGGAGCCAGTGCTTTCCTCCCCTTCTTACCTATGCTGCCGGTACAATTGCTGGTACAGAATCTCCTGTATGATATTTCGCAGGTATCCATTCCCTGGGACAAAATGGATGAAGAGTTCCTGCAAAAGCCCAAAAAATGGGATGCTTCAGGCATATCACGGTTCATGGTTTTCATCGGACCCATCAGTTCCATATTCGATTACGCTACTTTCGCACTCATGTTTTTCTTTTTTAAAGCCAATTTGCCGGAACACCAATCATTGTTCCAGAGCGGATGGTTTATAGAAGGGCTGCTTTCCCAAACATTGATCGTGCACATGATCAGAACCCGTAAAATTCCTTTCATACAAAGCTGGGCGGCTGCACCGGTGGTGGCATTGACTTCCATTATCATGCTCATTGGCATTGTACTTCCGTTCACCCCATTTGCCGCAGCATTGAAGCTGCAGCCGGTTCCATTTGTCTATTTCCCATGGCTGGTATTGATCCTCACCAGTTATTGTTTGCTCACACAAGCAGTTAAAAACTGGTACATAAAGAAATTCCACCAATGGTTGTAA
- a CDS encoding MgtC/SapB family protein has product MSVLDFTLRLALAHVLGAIIGIERQWRQKSAGLRTNTLVSTGAAAFILLSLSLTGSSGDPSRVASQIVTGIGFLGAGVIMKDGMSVQGLNTAATIWCSAAVGSLAGVGLPVQAAVLTTAVVLTHLLLRPLGNKLSKFSFTPSEDTQTEYLFTIKCKQEVENHLRVLLMQYLGNDDRLLLRSLTSSDNGDPSNAIITAEIKTLSPQEVLIEKVASRLTIERDVMKVSWEVTGQQTDV; this is encoded by the coding sequence ATGAGCGTTTTGGATTTTACTTTAAGACTCGCCCTGGCACATGTATTGGGTGCTATTATTGGAATTGAGCGTCAATGGCGCCAAAAAAGCGCCGGCCTCCGAACCAATACCCTGGTAAGTACAGGCGCCGCTGCATTCATCCTGTTGTCGCTTTCTCTCACCGGTTCCAGTGGCGACCCGAGCCGTGTGGCATCACAAATTGTAACAGGCATTGGTTTCCTGGGCGCTGGTGTGATCATGAAAGATGGCATGAGTGTGCAGGGACTGAATACAGCCGCCACCATCTGGTGTTCTGCAGCAGTAGGCTCCCTTGCCGGAGTAGGATTGCCTGTTCAGGCAGCGGTGCTGACTACAGCAGTGGTACTCACACACTTGCTCCTGCGTCCATTGGGCAACAAGCTGAGCAAATTTTCATTTACCCCTTCAGAAGATACGCAAACCGAATACCTGTTTACCATCAAATGCAAACAGGAAGTGGAGAACCATCTCCGGGTATTGCTCATGCAGTACCTGGGTAATGACGACAGGCTGCTGCTGCGTTCCCTGACCAGCAGCGATAATGGCGATCCATCCAATGCCATCATTACCGCTGAGATCAAAACATTGTCACCACAGGAAGTATTGATAGAAAAAGTAGCCAGCCGGCTTACCATAGAAAGAGACGTTATGAAAGTAAGCTGGGAGGTTACAGGACAACAAACCGATGTATAA
- a CDS encoding alpha/beta fold hydrolase — translation MKKLKQIFFVILLVILLTGGYWGLKFYSNNPETQTMNEAARKNAGGQFIQLSGGVTHYQSDGADTGKTVILVHGFSVPYYIWDGTYDSLVKQGFHVIRYDEFGRGFSDRPDAAYTPVLYRTQLLDLISLLHLKAPVNLAGVSFGGAVVADFAVHYPQMVDKIILADPVYSFANSAELEIVTNYKMALNHEKQAAGQLEDFKYPEKFPDWVSRYRVQMQYKGFRHALLSTRKNYLRDTIVSNYDRLGRLNKKILLIWGKDDQTVPFQYSDSIRNHIKVDFFPVDDARHLPFLERPELVNPKIVSFLKE, via the coding sequence ATGAAAAAGCTCAAGCAGATTTTTTTTGTAATACTCCTGGTCATTTTGTTGACAGGCGGCTATTGGGGGTTGAAGTTTTATTCGAACAATCCTGAAACCCAAACGATGAATGAGGCAGCAAGAAAAAATGCGGGTGGCCAATTCATCCAATTGAGCGGCGGCGTCACGCATTATCAATCAGATGGTGCCGATACCGGCAAAACGGTTATACTGGTTCATGGGTTCAGTGTACCCTATTATATCTGGGATGGCACCTATGACAGTTTGGTAAAACAAGGTTTTCATGTGATCCGTTATGATGAATTTGGCAGAGGGTTTTCAGACAGGCCAGATGCTGCCTACACCCCGGTACTCTACAGGACGCAGTTGTTGGATCTGATCTCTTTGCTGCACCTGAAAGCCCCGGTAAATCTGGCAGGCGTTTCATTTGGTGGTGCGGTGGTTGCTGATTTTGCTGTGCATTATCCGCAAATGGTTGATAAAATCATCCTGGCTGACCCTGTATATTCTTTTGCCAATAGCGCAGAGCTGGAAATAGTAACCAACTATAAAATGGCATTGAATCATGAAAAGCAGGCTGCCGGTCAGTTGGAAGATTTTAAATACCCGGAAAAATTTCCCGATTGGGTAAGCCGGTATCGAGTGCAGATGCAATACAAAGGTTTCCGGCACGCATTGTTATCGACAAGAAAGAATTATTTGCGCGATACCATCGTTTCCAACTATGATCGCCTCGGCAGACTGAACAAAAAGATATTATTAATCTGGGGAAAAGACGACCAGACCGTGCCCTTTCAATACAGCGATTCCATTCGAAATCACATAAAAGTTGACTTCTTTCCTGTAGATGATGCAAGGCATTTGCCTTTTCTGGAAAGGCCGGAATTAGTGAACCCCAAGATTGTTTCCTTTTTGAAGGAATGA